Proteins from one Bradyrhizobium amphicarpaeae genomic window:
- a CDS encoding TIGR01459 family HAD-type hydrolase: MTTLHFAESLRELVGGVDVVLSDIWGVVHNGLESFPEACEALHTYRSRGGTVILITNAPRPADSVQRQLRKLGVADETYDAIVSSGDLTRLYVAEHPGRKMFWLGPERDNSIYRGLDATTAPLEEADYIVCTGLYDDETETAEDYRGMMLKARERKLTLVCANPDIVVERGDRLIYCAGAIAELYRELGGEVIFYGKPHRPIYERAMALAGERQGHPIDRKKVLAIGDSVRTDLTGAREFGIDCLFVTRGIHAEEFEGLDQLDPNSVMELFGHPPKALMRELKW; the protein is encoded by the coding sequence ATGACCACGCTGCATTTCGCCGAAAGCCTGCGCGAGCTCGTGGGCGGTGTCGATGTCGTGCTCAGCGACATCTGGGGCGTCGTCCACAACGGCCTCGAATCGTTCCCGGAAGCCTGTGAGGCGCTGCACACCTATCGCAGCCGCGGCGGTACGGTGATCCTGATCACCAACGCACCGCGGCCGGCGGACTCGGTGCAGCGACAATTGCGCAAGCTCGGCGTCGCCGACGAGACCTATGACGCGATCGTCTCGTCCGGCGACCTGACCCGGCTCTATGTCGCCGAGCATCCCGGCCGCAAGATGTTCTGGCTCGGCCCCGAGCGTGACAATTCGATCTATCGCGGCCTCGATGCGACGACCGCGCCGCTGGAAGAAGCCGACTATATCGTCTGCACCGGCCTCTATGACGACGAGACCGAGACGGCGGAAGACTATCGCGGCATGATGCTGAAGGCGCGCGAGCGCAAGCTGACACTGGTCTGCGCCAACCCCGATATCGTGGTGGAACGCGGCGACCGGCTGATTTATTGCGCCGGCGCCATCGCGGAGCTCTACCGCGAACTCGGCGGCGAAGTGATCTTCTACGGCAAGCCGCACCGGCCGATCTACGAACGCGCAATGGCGCTCGCCGGCGAACGCCAGGGCCACCCGATCGACCGGAAGAAAGTCCTGGCGATCGGCGATTCCGTCCGCACCGACCTGACCGGCGCACGCGAATTCGGCATCGACTGCCTGTTCGTCACCCGCGGCATCCATGCCGAGGAGTTCGAGGGCCTCGACCAGCTCGACCCGAATTCGGTGATGGAATTGTTCGGCCACCCGCCGAAGGCGCTGATGCGCGAATTGAAGTGGTGA
- a CDS encoding EAL domain-containing protein, translating to MIRISTIFIAICMVLVAASLGLVLYAVAGISGTESAIVALTALTFLILYNAVSMRLRDRNDVGGQIADLSRGTADLARQVAEFGRRLAAIEGRIASSNSTNSDRIQSVVGEINELGGLVRQLATTVSSHEDQLAGNAPAPVPAPIARQEPEAPIDLIAPFEEQLVAPPPLPAAPPPSVARQAPAVQPQTAPPVQTATGRNQTQLLATLRNAIDENRIDIFLQPMVTLPQRKVRFYEAVTRLRDERDQLIAAEEFISIAEASGLIGRIDNMVMLRCVQVLRRLMVRNKDVGVFCNVAASTLGNSTTFAQCLDFLEANRALAPSLVLEFKQSTFRNLGPAETENLAALAQRGFRFSIDHVTDLRIEPRELADRGVRFIKVPASLLLDPRQASASDIHPSDLSDLLGRFGIDLIAERIEGERAVVDLLDYDVRFGQGFLFAPPRPLRPEGASATGGASPNQAQDIQGSNGSAPPSQSTTTGTTSGATSAAPPAQRITGNAALARRI from the coding sequence ATGATTCGCATTTCGACGATCTTCATCGCCATCTGCATGGTTCTGGTCGCGGCCTCGCTCGGGCTTGTGCTCTACGCCGTCGCCGGCATCAGCGGGACCGAATCCGCGATCGTGGCGCTGACCGCGCTGACCTTCCTGATCCTCTACAACGCGGTGTCGATGCGGCTGCGCGACCGCAACGACGTCGGCGGCCAGATCGCCGATCTGTCGCGCGGCACCGCCGATCTTGCCCGCCAGGTGGCCGAGTTCGGCCGCCGGCTGGCGGCGATCGAGGGACGCATCGCCTCGTCCAATTCGACCAACTCCGACCGTATCCAGTCGGTGGTCGGCGAGATCAACGAGCTCGGCGGCCTGGTCAGGCAGCTCGCCACCACCGTATCGAGCCATGAGGATCAGTTGGCCGGCAATGCGCCGGCGCCCGTTCCCGCTCCGATCGCCAGGCAGGAGCCGGAGGCGCCGATCGACCTGATCGCACCGTTCGAGGAACAACTCGTCGCCCCTCCCCCGCTTCCCGCAGCACCCCCGCCTTCGGTGGCGCGGCAGGCCCCGGCGGTCCAGCCCCAGACCGCCCCCCCTGTTCAGACAGCCACCGGGCGCAACCAGACTCAACTGCTGGCGACGCTTCGCAACGCCATCGACGAAAACCGCATCGACATTTTCCTGCAGCCGATGGTGACGCTGCCGCAGCGCAAGGTGCGGTTCTACGAGGCGGTGACGCGCCTGCGCGACGAGCGCGACCAGCTGATCGCCGCCGAGGAGTTCATCAGCATCGCGGAAGCTTCGGGGCTGATCGGGCGCATCGACAACATGGTGATGCTGCGCTGCGTGCAGGTGCTGCGGCGCCTGATGGTGCGCAACAAGGACGTCGGCGTGTTCTGCAACGTCGCGGCGTCCACGCTCGGCAATTCCACCACCTTCGCGCAATGCCTTGACTTCCTCGAAGCCAACCGGGCGCTGGCGCCCTCGCTGGTGCTGGAGTTCAAGCAATCGACCTTCCGCAATCTCGGCCCGGCCGAGACCGAGAATCTCGCCGCACTGGCCCAGCGCGGTTTCCGTTTCTCGATCGACCACGTCACGGATCTCAGGATCGAGCCGCGCGAGCTGGCCGACCGCGGGGTGCGCTTCATCAAGGTGCCGGCCTCGCTGCTGCTCGACCCCAGGCAGGCCTCGGCCTCGGACATCCATCCCTCCGACCTCTCCGACCTGCTCGGCCGCTTCGGCATCGACCTGATCGCGGAGCGGATCGAAGGCGAGCGCGCCGTCGTGGACCTGCTCGACTATGACGTGCGGTTCGGCCAGGGCTTCCTGTTCGCGCCGCCCCGGCCATTGCGGCCGGAGGGGGCATCTGCTACCGGCGGGGCCTCGCCGAACCAGGCGCAGGACATTCAGGGATCCAATGGCTCCGCTCCCCCCAGCCAAAGTACGACAACTGGCACGACATCTGGCGCGACGTCAGCCGCTCCTCCGGCACAACGCATCACCGGCAACGCAGCGCTCGCGCGCCGCATCTGA
- a CDS encoding YihY/virulence factor BrkB family protein gives MPSRPGHLDNWMLIAATAVFVLTADRYVQGIGLFRAGPRPDQRNQEAKSPETDPSGAAAEPGRGRRSTSPFTIPWSGWKDILWRTYQRIDDDRLLANAGGVVFFGLLAVFPAVTALVSSYGLFTDPSTISDNLQTLAMMLPSGTFQIVEDQTARVVSKGNTALGTTFAFGLLLAIWSANAGVKAIFDALNVAYEEREKRSFIRLNLISLTFTIGGIAALLMMVGAVVAFPLALDHLGIAPESKLIVALARWPLLLVILLAALAVLYRFAPSRDAPRWQWLSVGAMTAALLWIAGSSLLSWYLSAFANYDATYGSLGAAIGLMMWMWMSAIVIMFGAELNSEIERQTLRDTTEGQPKPLGTREAVSADTVGAAAPS, from the coding sequence ATGCCGTCTCGTCCAGGGCATCTCGACAATTGGATGCTGATCGCAGCGACGGCCGTGTTCGTGCTGACCGCTGACCGCTACGTCCAGGGCATCGGGCTGTTTCGCGCCGGACCTCGCCCCGATCAGCGCAATCAGGAAGCAAAATCGCCGGAGACCGACCCGAGCGGCGCGGCTGCCGAGCCTGGGCGTGGACGCCGTTCGACCAGCCCTTTCACGATCCCCTGGTCCGGCTGGAAGGACATCCTCTGGCGCACCTATCAGCGAATCGACGACGACCGCCTGCTGGCAAACGCGGGAGGCGTGGTGTTTTTCGGTCTGCTCGCGGTCTTTCCGGCCGTGACCGCGCTGGTCTCGTCCTATGGATTGTTCACCGACCCCTCCACGATATCGGACAATCTGCAGACTCTAGCGATGATGCTGCCCTCGGGCACATTCCAGATCGTCGAGGACCAGACCGCCCGGGTGGTATCGAAAGGCAACACGGCGCTCGGCACCACTTTCGCCTTCGGCCTCCTGCTTGCGATCTGGAGCGCCAACGCCGGGGTCAAGGCGATCTTCGATGCCCTGAACGTTGCCTATGAGGAACGCGAGAAGCGCAGCTTCATCCGGTTGAACCTGATCTCGCTAACCTTCACGATTGGCGGCATTGCCGCATTGCTGATGATGGTCGGCGCCGTGGTCGCGTTTCCACTGGCGCTGGATCATCTGGGCATCGCCCCCGAGAGCAAACTGATCGTTGCACTGGCGCGCTGGCCCCTGCTTCTCGTCATTCTGCTGGCCGCACTTGCCGTCCTCTACCGCTTTGCGCCGAGCCGTGATGCTCCGCGCTGGCAATGGCTGAGCGTCGGGGCAATGACAGCGGCCCTGCTCTGGATCGCCGGCTCGTCTCTCCTGTCCTGGTATCTCTCCGCGTTCGCGAATTACGACGCGACCTACGGCTCGCTCGGCGCCGCCATCGGCCTGATGATGTGGATGTGGATGTCGGCCATCGTCATCATGTTCGGTGCCGAGCTGAATTCGGAGATCGAGCGGCAGACGCTGCGGGATACGACCGAGGGGCAACCCAAGCCGCTCGGCACCCGCGAAGCTGTCTCGGCCGACACTGTCGGCGCCGCCGCGCCGTCCTGA
- a CDS encoding phage holin family protein, which produces MLAPSGELLRAGMALKLNHLKRAAQSYMRDRTTHATGRVTSYAMAGGMFAVAGIFVLAAFFVGLIALYRWVALTHGQFWGFGAVGAVLLVLAAICAGIASAQLNRKARPIVPLTSRLRVAIATPRIPSGTVTRAVKEVATAIPLAPLAPGENGKAWRARGKRPVKVGMMLAAVGLIGLAAARRHRNGQRLGA; this is translated from the coding sequence ATGCTCGCGCCATCGGGCGAATTGCTGCGCGCCGGCATGGCGCTGAAACTCAACCATCTCAAACGGGCGGCTCAATCCTACATGCGGGACCGTACCACCCATGCCACGGGCCGGGTGACGTCTTACGCGATGGCCGGCGGAATGTTCGCGGTCGCCGGGATTTTCGTCCTTGCGGCGTTCTTCGTCGGGCTGATCGCACTCTACCGCTGGGTGGCCTTGACCCATGGCCAGTTCTGGGGGTTCGGCGCGGTTGGCGCGGTCCTGCTGGTGCTGGCCGCGATCTGCGCCGGTATCGCCTCAGCGCAGCTGAACCGGAAGGCCAGGCCTATCGTGCCACTTACGAGCCGTCTTCGCGTTGCCATTGCCACCCCGCGCATTCCAAGCGGGACCGTCACACGGGCTGTGAAGGAAGTCGCGACTGCGATCCCGCTGGCACCGTTGGCTCCCGGTGAAAATGGCAAGGCCTGGCGCGCGCGCGGCAAGCGGCCGGTAAAGGTCGGCATGATGCTGGCTGCAGTCGGCCTGATCGGCCTCGCTGCGGCGCGGCGGCATCGCAATGGGCAACGACTGGGCGCCTGA
- the prmB gene encoding 50S ribosomal protein L3 N(5)-glutamine methyltransferase, with the protein MAKAAKKTVRGRAAPKLAKVGPGELLTLLDFVRYAVSRFVQAELAFAHGTTDPVAEAAFLVSEALHLNPEQFEIFANARVTAAEGKTILNLIHQRVTTRKPAAYLVNKIYMRGLPFYVDQRVIVPRSFIGELLESHFGGDGEAGSLIDDPAAVERVLDLCTGSGCLAILAAHHFPNAAVDAVDVSKGAIEVARRNVAEYGLEDRISLYRGDLFAPLGDARYDLIITNPPYVDAEGMAALPPECRAEPKLAFDGGPDGLNVVRRILAEAPDHLTPDGGLICEIGRGRDLVDEAFPELPLLWLDTEDSEGEVFWIAAADLA; encoded by the coding sequence ATGGCAAAGGCAGCCAAAAAGACCGTACGCGGCCGCGCCGCGCCAAAGCTCGCCAAAGTCGGCCCGGGCGAGCTCCTCACGCTGCTCGATTTCGTCCGCTATGCGGTGAGCCGCTTCGTCCAGGCCGAGCTCGCCTTTGCGCACGGTACGACCGATCCAGTTGCCGAAGCAGCCTTCCTGGTGAGCGAAGCGCTGCATCTCAATCCTGAGCAGTTCGAGATTTTCGCCAACGCACGCGTCACCGCGGCGGAGGGCAAGACTATCCTCAACCTCATCCATCAGCGCGTGACCACGCGCAAACCGGCCGCCTATCTCGTCAACAAGATCTACATGCGCGGCCTGCCCTTCTATGTCGACCAGCGCGTCATCGTTCCGCGCTCTTTCATCGGCGAACTGCTGGAGTCGCATTTCGGCGGCGACGGCGAGGCGGGCTCGCTGATCGACGATCCCGCGGCGGTCGAACGCGTGCTCGATCTCTGCACGGGATCGGGATGCCTTGCCATCCTCGCCGCGCACCATTTCCCGAACGCCGCCGTCGATGCCGTCGATGTCTCCAAGGGCGCGATCGAAGTCGCCAGGCGAAATGTCGCCGAATACGGCCTCGAGGACCGGATCAGCCTCTATCGCGGCGACCTGTTCGCCCCGCTCGGCGATGCCAGATACGATCTGATCATCACCAACCCGCCTTACGTCGATGCCGAGGGCATGGCCGCGCTGCCACCGGAATGCCGGGCCGAGCCGAAGCTCGCCTTTGACGGTGGCCCCGACGGCCTCAACGTGGTCCGCCGCATCCTGGCCGAGGCACCCGATCACCTGACGCCGGATGGCGGGCTGATCTGCGAGATCGGCCGCGGCCGGGACCTGGTCGACGAGGCCTTTCCGGAACTGCCGCTGCTCTGGCTCGACACCGAGGATTCCGAGGGCGAGGTGTTCTGGATCGCGGCCGCCGATCTGGCCTGA
- a CDS encoding molybdenum cofactor biosynthesis protein MoaE: MTSSAGACPVTIRIQEDDFDIAREIAVLTRSRTDIGAVVSFSGICRGDEDSARIAALTLEHYPGMAEEEIRRHTDEAISRWPLNGVTVIHRVGRFMPGQNIVLVLTASQHRQAAFHAAEFLMDYLKTSAPFWKKEESEAGADWVEAHARDDEAAARWTRS, encoded by the coding sequence ATGACCTCCTCTGCTGGCGCCTGCCCCGTCACCATCCGCATTCAGGAAGACGATTTCGACATCGCGCGCGAGATCGCGGTCCTGACCAGGAGCCGTACCGACATCGGCGCGGTCGTCAGCTTCTCCGGCATCTGCCGCGGTGACGAAGATAGCGCGAGGATCGCAGCGCTGACGCTCGAGCACTATCCCGGCATGGCCGAGGAAGAGATCAGGCGTCATACCGACGAGGCGATCTCGCGCTGGCCGCTCAACGGCGTCACCGTGATCCACCGCGTCGGCCGCTTCATGCCGGGCCAGAACATCGTGCTGGTGCTGACCGCCTCCCAGCACCGCCAGGCCGCATTCCATGCGGCCGAGTTCCTGATGGACTACCTCAAGACCAGCGCGCCGTTCTGGAAGAAGGAAGAGAGCGAAGCCGGCGCGGACTGGGTCGAAGCCCATGCCCGCGACGACGAGGCCGCCGCACGCTGGACCCGATCCTGA
- the moaD gene encoding molybdopterin converting factor subunit 1, whose protein sequence is MKVKYFAWVRERVGKAEETIEPPATVRTVEELIAWLSGQGEAYAYAFEKPKVIRTAIDHAHVKSDAAIAGAREIAFFPPMTGG, encoded by the coding sequence ATGAAGGTGAAATATTTCGCCTGGGTCCGCGAGCGTGTCGGCAAGGCGGAGGAGACCATCGAGCCGCCGGCGACCGTGCGCACCGTCGAGGAACTGATCGCGTGGCTGTCGGGCCAAGGCGAGGCCTACGCCTACGCCTTCGAGAAGCCGAAGGTGATCCGCACCGCGATCGACCATGCCCACGTGAAATCGGATGCCGCAATCGCCGGCGCCCGCGAGATCGCGTTCTTCCCGCCGATGACCGGCGGCTAG
- the pgsA gene encoding CDP-diacylglycerol--glycerol-3-phosphate 3-phosphatidyltransferase: protein MNIATTRGTTSRAMSLPNLLTYGRIAAIPVVVGCIYAQSILDQPLWLRWVAVALFIAAAVTDYLDGYYARIWNQQSAFGRMLDPIADKLLVASCLLMLAADGIIHGWSLWAAIVILCREILVSGLREYLAALRVSVPVTKLAKWKTTVQLVAIGFLLAGPAGDEVVPVVSMMGLVLLWASAIVTIYTGYDYFRAGIHHLIKEDEG, encoded by the coding sequence ATGAACATCGCTACGACACGAGGGACGACCAGCCGCGCGATGTCCCTCCCCAACCTCCTGACCTACGGCCGGATCGCCGCGATCCCGGTCGTCGTCGGATGCATCTATGCGCAGTCGATTCTGGATCAGCCGCTCTGGCTGCGCTGGGTGGCAGTGGCCCTCTTCATCGCGGCCGCGGTCACCGATTACCTCGACGGCTATTACGCGCGGATCTGGAATCAGCAATCGGCGTTCGGCCGGATGCTGGACCCGATCGCCGACAAGCTGCTGGTCGCCTCCTGCCTGCTGATGCTGGCCGCAGACGGCATCATCCATGGCTGGTCGTTGTGGGCCGCCATCGTGATCCTGTGCCGCGAGATCCTGGTCTCGGGCCTGCGCGAATACCTCGCCGCGCTTCGGGTCAGCGTGCCCGTCACCAAGCTTGCGAAGTGGAAGACCACGGTCCAGCTCGTCGCCATCGGGTTCCTGCTCGCCGGGCCTGCCGGCGATGAGGTGGTGCCTGTGGTCTCGATGATGGGCCTCGTGCTGCTATGGGCCTCGGCCATCGTGACCATCTACACCGGCTACGACTATTTCCGCGCCGGCATCCATCACCTCATCAAGGAGGATGAGGGATGA
- the uvrC gene encoding excinuclease ABC subunit UvrC: MAHDSTDTPDDRARKPVRGTAPDVPAETPPDLDPATSGGDDEDDSRLPDILEESGAVGEGPLATGHEAIERAVRLAPISPGVYRMLNANADVLYVGKAKNVKKRLSNYARQNAPQPARILRMIAATVTVEIISTNTETEALLLEANLIKQLRPRFNVQLRDDKSFPYILITGDHWAPQILKHRGAQSRPGRYFGPFASAGAVNRTITALQRAFLIRSCTDSFFESRTRPCLLYQIRRCAGPCTREIDFGGYTTLVREASDFLSGKSHAVKQELAGEMEKASGELEFERAALYRDRLAALSAIQSQQGINPRTVEEADVFAIHQEGGFSCVEVFFFRTGQNWGNRAYFPRAEKTYTPEEVLGSFLAQFYDDKPPPRNILLSHEIEESELLANALSIKAGHKIEVTTPKRGEKKELVTHALTNAREALGRKLADTATQSRLLDAIATTLGLPHSPKRIEVYDNSHIQGTNAVGAMIVAGPDGFVKNQYRKFNIKSEGITPGDDFAMMREVLERRFKRLINPPEEGAAKTKDDDFPQWPDLVIIDGGRGQLNAVREIFANLGLTQVSLMSVAKGPDRDAGRETLFMPEREAIKLEPRDPVLYFIQRLRDEAHRFVIGSHRKLRKKDIREAGLQEIPGIGPSRKRALLHHFGTLKEIERASIGDLGKVPGVSAESARRIFEYFHPQPG; encoded by the coding sequence ATGGCTCACGATTCCACCGACACTCCGGACGACCGCGCGCGCAAACCTGTGCGTGGCACCGCACCGGACGTCCCGGCCGAGACGCCGCCCGACCTCGATCCCGCCACCAGCGGCGGCGATGACGAGGACGATTCCCGGCTGCCCGATATCCTGGAAGAGAGCGGCGCCGTCGGCGAAGGCCCGCTGGCGACCGGCCACGAGGCGATCGAACGCGCGGTCCGGCTCGCCCCGATCTCGCCCGGCGTCTATCGCATGCTCAATGCGAATGCCGACGTGCTCTATGTCGGCAAGGCCAAGAACGTCAAAAAGCGCCTCTCCAACTATGCGCGCCAGAATGCGCCGCAGCCCGCCCGCATCCTGCGCATGATCGCGGCCACGGTCACCGTGGAGATCATCTCGACCAACACCGAGACCGAGGCGCTGCTGCTGGAAGCCAACCTCATCAAGCAGCTGCGGCCGCGCTTCAACGTGCAGCTGCGCGACGACAAATCGTTTCCCTACATCCTGATCACCGGCGACCATTGGGCGCCGCAGATCCTGAAACATCGCGGCGCGCAGAGCCGGCCCGGGCGCTATTTCGGTCCGTTCGCCTCCGCCGGCGCGGTCAACCGCACCATCACGGCCTTGCAGCGCGCCTTCCTGATCCGCTCCTGCACCGATTCCTTCTTCGAGAGCCGCACCAGGCCCTGCCTGCTCTACCAGATCCGCCGCTGCGCCGGCCCCTGCACCCGCGAGATCGACTTCGGCGGCTATACGACCCTGGTGCGCGAGGCGAGCGACTTCCTGTCCGGCAAGAGCCATGCGGTCAAGCAGGAGCTCGCCGGCGAGATGGAGAAGGCCTCCGGCGAGCTCGAGTTCGAGCGCGCCGCGCTCTACCGCGACCGCCTCGCCGCTTTGTCGGCGATCCAGTCGCAGCAGGGCATCAATCCGCGCACGGTCGAGGAAGCCGACGTGTTCGCCATCCACCAGGAGGGCGGCTTCTCCTGCGTCGAGGTGTTCTTCTTCCGCACCGGCCAGAACTGGGGCAACCGCGCCTATTTTCCGCGCGCGGAAAAGACGTACACACCGGAAGAAGTGCTCGGCTCCTTCCTCGCCCAGTTCTACGACGACAAGCCGCCGCCCAGGAACATCCTGCTCTCGCACGAGATCGAGGAGAGCGAACTGCTCGCCAATGCGCTCTCGATCAAGGCCGGCCACAAGATCGAGGTCACCACGCCCAAGCGCGGCGAGAAGAAGGAACTCGTCACCCATGCGCTGACCAATGCGCGCGAGGCGCTCGGCCGCAAGCTTGCGGACACCGCCACGCAAAGCCGCCTGCTCGACGCCATCGCGACGACGCTGGGCCTGCCCCATTCGCCCAAGCGCATCGAGGTCTACGACAACAGCCACATCCAGGGCACCAACGCGGTCGGCGCCATGATCGTCGCCGGCCCCGACGGTTTCGTGAAGAACCAATACCGCAAGTTCAACATCAAGTCGGAAGGGATTACGCCCGGCGACGACTTCGCCATGATGCGCGAGGTGCTGGAGCGGCGCTTCAAGCGCCTGATCAACCCGCCCGAGGAGGGCGCTGCCAAAACAAAAGACGACGATTTCCCGCAATGGCCCGACCTCGTCATCATCGACGGCGGCCGCGGCCAGCTCAATGCGGTCCGCGAGATCTTCGCAAATCTCGGCCTGACCCAGGTGTCGCTGATGTCGGTCGCCAAGGGGCCGGACCGGGATGCCGGCCGCGAGACCCTGTTCATGCCGGAACGCGAGGCGATCAAGCTGGAGCCGCGCGACCCCGTGCTCTATTTCATCCAGCGGCTGCGGGACGAAGCCCACCGCTTCGTCATCGGCTCGCACCGCAAGCTGCGCAAGAAGGACATCCGCGAGGCCGGTTTGCAGGAAATCCCGGGCATCGGCCCGTCCCGCAAACGTGCCTTGCTGCATCATTTCGGGACCTTGAAGGAGATCGAACGCGCCTCGATCGGCGATCTCGGCAAGGTTCCGGGGGTGAGCGCCGAGAGCGCCCGCAGGATTTTCGAGTATTTCCATCCCCAGCCGGGATGA
- a CDS encoding outer membrane protein has product MKRFVVGAAALVAAGWTASAEAADMSYGQRAPYTVNQPLNAYSWAGPYLGANLGYEWGSVSNNPAKPAGFVGGVQAGYNFQNGPWVFGVEGDIQAAGADDTFAPWKFSNPWFGTLRGRAGYAFSNILFYGTAGLAFGELRAQTFGWTESHTTAGWTIGAGAEVGFAPNWSAKLEYLYIDLSSSQFAITGVSNGYSASVVRAGVNYHF; this is encoded by the coding sequence ATGAAGAGGTTCGTTGTGGGCGCAGCCGCGTTGGTTGCGGCCGGCTGGACAGCTTCGGCAGAGGCCGCCGACATGAGTTACGGTCAGCGCGCGCCCTATACCGTCAACCAGCCGCTCAACGCCTATAGCTGGGCGGGCCCGTATCTCGGCGCCAATCTCGGTTACGAGTGGGGTTCGGTGAGCAACAATCCCGCAAAGCCCGCCGGCTTCGTCGGCGGCGTGCAGGCCGGCTACAATTTCCAGAACGGCCCATGGGTGTTCGGCGTGGAAGGCGATATCCAGGCCGCCGGTGCCGATGACACCTTCGCGCCGTGGAAGTTCTCCAATCCCTGGTTCGGCACCCTGCGCGGCCGCGCCGGCTATGCCTTCAGCAACATCCTGTTCTACGGCACCGCGGGCCTGGCCTTCGGCGAGCTGCGCGCACAGACGTTCGGCTGGACGGAGTCGCACACCACCGCCGGCTGGACCATCGGTGCCGGCGCGGAGGTCGGCTTCGCGCCGAACTGGAGCGCGAAGCTCGAATATCTCTACATCGATCTGTCGTCGAGCCAGTTCGCAATTACAGGCGTGTCAAACGGCTATAGCGCCAGCGTTGTGCGCGCAGGCGTGAACTATCACTTCTGA
- a CDS encoding cold-shock protein yields MAMTGTVKFFNGERGYGFIKPDDGGRDVFVHITAVERAGLKDLAEGQRITFEVEPDKKGKGPKAVNLVILS; encoded by the coding sequence ATGGCCATGACGGGAACGGTCAAGTTTTTCAACGGCGAACGCGGCTACGGTTTCATCAAGCCTGACGACGGCGGCCGCGACGTCTTCGTACATATTACTGCTGTGGAGCGGGCCGGACTGAAGGACCTTGCGGAAGGACAGCGTATTACTTTCGAAGTCGAACCCGACAAGAAGGGGAAGGGCCCGAAGGCGGTCAATTTGGTGATCCTGTCCTAG
- a CDS encoding 23S rRNA (adenine(2030)-N(6))-methyltransferase RlmJ: MNYHHAFHAGNFADVIKHIVLARIITYLQDKPGAFRVIDTHAGAGLYDLDSDEARRGGEWLTGIARLMQARLSNESAALAKPYLDIVRAFNPKGELKAYPGSPLIARGLLRPQDRLVACEIEPKARKALIAVLRRDEQARVVDLDGWVALPAFVPPKERRGLVLIDPPFEAKDEFERLGEAFSAAFAKWPTGIYVIWYPAKNRRATDTLAQTVARLAAAAKPPGNCLRLEFSVAPQLDGGALASTGLLIVNPPYTLQGELKTILPELEMPLGQGGAARFRLETPRP, encoded by the coding sequence ATGAACTACCACCACGCCTTCCATGCCGGCAATTTCGCCGATGTCATCAAGCACATCGTGCTGGCGCGCATAATCACCTATCTGCAGGACAAACCGGGGGCGTTCCGCGTCATCGACACCCATGCCGGCGCCGGCCTCTATGATCTCGACAGCGACGAGGCGCGCCGGGGCGGCGAATGGCTGACCGGCATCGCGCGGCTGATGCAGGCGCGCCTGTCGAACGAGAGCGCGGCACTGGCCAAGCCCTATCTCGACATCGTCCGCGCCTTCAATCCGAAGGGTGAACTCAAGGCCTATCCGGGCTCGCCGCTGATCGCGCGCGGCCTGCTCAGGCCGCAAGACCGCCTCGTCGCCTGCGAGATCGAGCCGAAGGCGCGGAAGGCGCTGATCGCCGTGCTGCGTCGCGACGAACAGGCCCGCGTGGTCGACCTCGATGGCTGGGTGGCGCTGCCGGCCTTCGTGCCGCCGAAGGAGCGGCGCGGCCTCGTGCTGATCGATCCGCCGTTCGAGGCCAAGGACGAGTTCGAGCGGCTGGGCGAAGCCTTCTCGGCAGCCTTCGCGAAATGGCCGACCGGCATCTATGTCATCTGGTATCCGGCCAAGAACCGGCGTGCCACCGACACGCTGGCCCAAACCGTGGCGCGGCTCGCAGCTGCAGCAAAGCCTCCCGGAAATTGTCTGCGCCTGGAGTTCAGCGTCGCGCCCCAGCTCGATGGCGGGGCTCTCGCCTCCACGGGGCTCCTGATCGTCAATCCGCCCTACACGCTTCAGGGCGAACTCAAGACGATCCTGCCCGAGCTGGAAATGCCGCTCGGCCAGGGCGGCGCTGCCAGATTCCGATTGGAGACACCGCGGCCGTAA